From a region of the Phaseolus vulgaris cultivar G19833 chromosome 6, P. vulgaris v2.0, whole genome shotgun sequence genome:
- the LOC137833053 gene encoding clathrin interactor EPSIN 1-like isoform X2, protein MAMNVLWTRLGETGKDWRYVYKALAVIEYLVAHGCERAVDDIIEHTFHFSAPNVASGAPSPNQNIRSSGGSKTN, encoded by the exons ATGGCCATGAATGTCCTTTGGACAAGACTGGGCGAAACTGGAAAAGATTGGAGATATGTATACAAG GCGTTAGCGGTTATCGAGTATTTGGTAGCACATGGATGTGAACGTGCAGTTGACGACATTATAGAACATACTTTTCATTTTTCA GCACCGAATGTTGCtagtggtgctccatcaccaAACCAGAATATAAGATCGAGTGGAGGGAGTAAGACAAATTAG
- the LOC137833053 gene encoding clathrin interactor EPSIN 1-like isoform X1, producing the protein MAMNVLWTRLGETGKDWRYVYKALAVIEYLVAHGCERAVDDIIEHTFHFSALSSFEYVEPSGKDVGLNARKKDENIVSLLNDRDNIRYMMSKIKLLQIVTSRSNLSIFSS; encoded by the exons ATGGCCATGAATGTCCTTTGGACAAGACTGGGCGAAACTGGAAAAGATTGGAGATATGTATACAAG GCGTTAGCGGTTATCGAGTATTTGGTAGCACATGGATGTGAACGTGCAGTTGACGACATTATAGAACATACTTTTCATTTTTCA GCACTTTCTAGTTTTGAATATGTTGAGCCAAGTGGGAAGGACGTAGGACTCAATGCAAGGAAAAAGGATGAAAACATTGTGTCCCTTTTGAATGATAGGGATAATATAAGATACATGATGTCAAAAATAAAGTTGCTACAAATTGTGACAAGTAGGTCAAATTTGTCAATATTTTCATCCTAG
- the LOC137831203 gene encoding spermidine hydroxycinnamoyl transferase-like has product MVSIVGSYNVTPNQPTPTEPLWLSDSDQIGFLGHVPNIFIYKAKHTENPIQRMRNSLSKTLVHYYPVAGRLRLTKADRMEVDCNAKGVTLIEAQSTKSFADYGDFSPSDSTEELVPKVDYTQHIEEIPLLLLQVTRFHGGEGLALGVVISHPLTDASGIIRLVNNWAKVARGEELLPNEIPFLDRRGLILLPQHSSPDVKLPEWKPVPRTPQMEQKKRSALLLKLTSSQVEMLKKKANEKASKEGVRPYTSFEVVAAHIWRCAAKARESGENHPTFVRFSVDFRSRLNPPLPQNYFGNALAKGVTPKCYEGDIISNPLGFSAEKIREAAHAVTDEFIRSQLKGSLGQGQQDHIRAFFKGQGHLMNVPYAGNHNILLTSLTTMPVYEADFGWGKPMHYGIAQVFQEDRALIVRSPHGDGVLVTIFFQTALMQPFQKFFYEDLFVSSL; this is encoded by the coding sequence ATGGTAAGCATTGTAGGTTCTTACAATGTCACCCCAAATCAACCAACTCCCACTGAACCTTTATGGCTATCAGATAGTGACCAAATCGGGTTCCTAGGTCACGTGCCCAATATCTTCATCTACAAAGCAAAACACACTGAAAACCCCATCCAGAGGATGAGGAACTCTCTTAGCAAGACTTTAGTTCACTACTATCCAGTAGCTGGAAGATTGAGATTGACAAAAGCTGATCGAATGGAAGTGGATTGCAACGCAAAGGGAGTCACGTTGATCGAAGCCCAAAGCACAAAATCATTTGCTGATTATGGAGACTTTTCACCCTCTGATTCAACGGAAGAACTTGTTCCAAAAGTTGACTACACTCAACATATAGAGGAGATTCCGCTGCTACTACTTCAGGTAACAAGGTTCCATGGTGGTGAAGGGCTTGCCCTTGGAGTTGTTATCTCTCACCCTTTGACGGATGCCTCCGGCATCATCCGCTTAGTGAACAATTGGGCAAAGGTGGCTCGGGGAGAAGAACTGCTGCCTAATGAAATTCCATTTCTAGATCGAAGAGGGCTCATATTACTACCCCAACACTCATCACCAGATGTTAAACTCCCAGAGTGGAAGCCTGTGCCACGAACACCACAAATGGAGCAAAAGAAGAGAAGTGCTTTGTTGTTGAAACTCACATCAAGCCAGGTGGAGATGCTAAAGAAGAAGGCTAATGAAAAAGCTTCAAAAGAAGGAGTAAGACCCTATACCAGCTTTGAAGTTGTTGCTGCTCATATATGGAGATGTGCAGCCAAGGCCCGTGAATCTGGTGAGAACCACCCTACTTTTGTTCGGTTTAGTGTGGATTTTCGTAGTAGATTGAATCCACCTCTCCCTCAGAACTACTTTGGGAATGCTTTGGCCAAAGGAGTGACACCAAAATGTTATGAGGGAGATATCATATCAAACCCTTTAGGTTTTTCTGCTGAAAAGATAAGGGAAGCAGCTCATGCAGTTACAGATGAGTTTATAAGGTCACAGTTAAAGGGTAGTTTAGGGCAAGGGCAACAGGATCACATAAGGGCTTTTTTCAAGGGACAAGGGCACCTTATGAATGTCCCTTATGCTGGGAATCATAACATTCTGCTCACTAGCTTGACGACGATGCCAGTGTATGAAGCAGATTTTGGTTGGGGAAAGCCTATGCATTATGGTATAGCACAAGTCTTTCAAGAAGATAGAGCACTGATTGTTCGAAGCCCACATGGAGACGGTGTTCTTGTCACCATATTCTTCCAGACAGCACTTATGCAGCcttttcaaaaattcttctacgAGGATCTGTTTGTGTCCTCGTTATAA